A region from the Triticum urartu cultivar G1812 chromosome 1, Tu2.1, whole genome shotgun sequence genome encodes:
- the LOC125516773 gene encoding uncharacterized protein LOC125516773, whose translation MVSSWIWDIRVERQTSYDQLMGLMQSKYPWGHDEGVVFSKWNSSNQYFVLVRNDEDVVSMYDENEEDKIIKILVQFCKNGEEEKFAQSLLQPIRPSPGKEVPKLIVEDLTQKSEYEYEIPEENLTRQEKSKEGYEGEDHVGIDEEDQYLDGDEQENGGEQAKDGDHKATEDVSQDVEEDSVEHEEDSDDHDEDSDGGAVSDEDSDGGIVYNIPEISYDKDDPPMTKGALFPSIEEFRVALATHAIFNEFSYKIDKSDQKRVRVSCSYEPPEGRNPCKWRVNGSTLYDDKTVMVKNEPKMHTCPSTQRYGKVKVAKRKWIAARVTDWLKGDPSMISIALKKRLLEKYHVDIDYQRVLAGRRIALDQIFGKWEDSFECLHNWQAEVLRKSPTSIVVINHKEIEGHQRFTRAFVCSRACIDGFLLGCRPYLSVDATALNGKWKGQLAVACGVDGHNWLYPVAYAVFDSETKENWDWFMENLKSAIGTPEGLVICTDACKGLETAVHTVFPTAEHRECFRHMIMNFRKKFHGKVFEENLWPAAYTYSPAKHKHHMDKIMEANPEAIAYLDEWHSNLWSRSKFSTTCKCDYVMNNIAESFNSMIKKLKGFPVLELLDSLREWLMVRFEIRAKIARRFVRGLLKILPRITNMMNNRSRGIVLVGISRSDDLKAEVTIKIHGYNWKHCVDLEKWECTCRRWQVTGQPCLHAIAFITSIRGGRGIDDYVHEYYSVKSFSNAYAKNVPTMTNKKQWPMVDVGFKLHPPVLKKATGRPRTQRIKSAFESISKRRHKCKECKEFGHMLKTCPILHPERKRNGKRKNVEPQDIEDIESNAIDAETLGTSSSKKPRKGGGKRAKPSPVSEASKKTSATHDSPAKNTRSK comes from the exons ATGGTGTCTTCTTGGATCTGGGACATACGTGTAGAGAGGCAGACCAGTTATGATCAACTTATGGGGCTGATGCAGAGTAAATATCCATGGGGACATGATGAGGGTGTTGTGTTTTCAAAGTGGAATAGTAGCAACCAATATTTTGTGCTAGTTCGCAATGATGAAGATGTGGTCAGCATGTATGATGAGAATGAGGAAGACAAGATTATTAAGATACTTGTTCAGTTCTGCAAGAATGGTGAGGAGGAGAAGTTTGCTCAGAGTTTGCTTCAACCAATCCGACCTTCTCCAGGAAAGGAAGTGCCCAAGCTCATAGTGGAAGATTTAACTCAGAAATCTGAATATGAGTATGAGATACCCGAGGAGAACTTGACAAGGCAAGAAAAATCTAAAGAGGGCTATGAAGGAGAGGATCACGTTGGAATAGATGAGGAGGACCAGTACCTTGATGGCGACGAGCAGGAAAATGGAGGTGAGCAAGCCAAAGATGGTGACCATAAGGCAACCGAAGATGTTTCCCAAGATGTCGAGGAGGATAGTGTTGAGCATGAAGAGGATAGTGATGATCATGACGAGGATAGTGATGGAGGGGCTGTTAGTGATGAGGATAGTGATGGGGGCATAGTGTACAATATTCCAGAAATTAGTTATGACAAGGATGATCCACCTATGACAAAAGGGGCATTATTTCCCTCTATTGAAGAGTTCAGAGTTGCACTTGCTACACATGCTATTTTCAACGAGTTCAGTTACAAAATTGATAAAAGTGATCAAAAGAGGGTGAGAGTTTCTTGTTCTTATGAACCACCGGAAGGGAGAAACCCATGCAAGTGGAGGGTGAATGGTTCTACCTTATATGATGACAAAACAGTAATGGTGAAGAATGAACCCAAGATGCACACATGCCCCAGCACGCAAAGATATGGCAAAGTAAAGGTTGCTAAGAGGAAGTGGATTGCTGCTAGAGTGACTGATTGGTTGAAGGGTGATCCAAGTATGATTAGCATTGCTTTGAAGAAACGGTTGCTCGAGAAATACCATGTCGATATCGATTATCAGAGAGTGCTTGCAGGTAGGCGCATAGCCTTGGACCAGATATTTGGCAAGTGGGAGGACAGTTTTGAGTGCTTGCACAACTGGCAGGCTGAGGTGCTTAGGAAGTCCCCAACAAGTATTGTAGTGATAAATCACAAAGAGATCGAAGGGCATCAACGCTTCACAAGGGCATTTGTGTGTTCTAGAGCTTGCATTGATGGATTTCTGTTAGGATGTAGACCTTACTTGAGTGTTGATGCCACTGCCTTGAATGGGAAATGGAAAGGACAGCTTGCGGTTGCTTGTGGTGTTGATGGACACAATTGGTTGTATCCAGTGGCTTATGCTGTATTTGATTCAGAGACTAAAGAGAACTGGGATTGGTTCATGGAGAATCTCAAATCAGCTATTGGCACACCAGAAGGCTTAGTCATATGCACAGAtgcatgcaaagggttggaaacAGCAGTGCATACTGTATTCCCAACTGCTGAACATAGGGAATGCTTTAGACACATGATAATGAACTTCAGAAAGAAATTCCATGGCAAGGTTTTTGAAGAAAATCTATGGCCAGCGGCATACACATATTCTCCTGCCAAGCACAAGCATCACATGGACAAAATTATGGAAGCCAATCCGGAAGCTATCGCATACCTTGATGAGTGGCATTCTAATTTGTGGAGCAGAAGTAAGTTCTCTACAACATGCAAATGTGACTATGTCATGAACAACATAGCTGAGTCATTCAATTCGATGATTAAGAAATTGAAGGGGTTTCCTGTTCTTGAATTATTGGACTCTTTGAGAGAATGGCTAATGGTCAGATTTGAAATAAGAGCTAAAATAGCGAGAAGATTTGTACGTGGACTTCTAAAAATTCTGCCAAGGATCACCAACATGATGAACAATAGATCAAGGGGGATAGTGTTAGTTGGGATCTCTAGAAGTGATGACTTGAAAGCGGAGGTTACTATAAAGATCCATGGCTATAATTGGAAGCACTGTGTAGATTTGGAGAAGTGGGAATGTACTTGTAGACGTTGGCAAGTAACTGGACAACCTTGCCTACATGCCATTGCATTCATCACAAGTATTAGAGGAGGTCGAGGGATAGATGACTATGTGCATGAGTACTACTCTGTGAAATCATTCAGTAATGCATATGCGAAAAATGTgcccaccatgaccaataagaaGCAATGGCCAATGGTCGATGTTGGGTTCAAATTGCACCCTCCCGTGTTGAAAAAGGCTACTGGTAGACCTAGGACACAAAGGATAAAGTCAGCCTTTGAGAGCATATCGAAGAGAAGACACAAGTGCAAAGAATGCAAAGAATTTGGGCATATGCTGAAGACATGTCCAATACTTCATCCTGAACGCAAGCGAAACGG GAAACGAAAAAATGTTGAGCCTCAAGACATAGAAGACATAGAATCCAATGCCATAGATGCTGAAACTCTCGGCACCAGCAG TTCTAAAAAGCCGAGAAAAGGAGGTGGTAAAAGGGCAAAGCCTAGCCCAGTTTCTGAAGCATCTAAGAAGACTTCTGCTACACATGATAGTCCAGCAAAGAACACAAGAAGCAAATAG